The following proteins are co-located in the Pyrococcus abyssi GE5 genome:
- the ileS gene encoding isoleucine--tRNA ligase, translating to MIKEPEFREYDPKKLEEKVEKFWSENEIYRKVKELRKDGPKYYFLDGPPYVSGAIHLGTAWNKIIKDMIIRFRTMQGYNVWRQPGYDMHGLPIEVKVEQALGLKTKKEIEEKIGVENFIKKCKEFALNNLKIMTEQFKMLGIWMDWDNPYMTIKNEYIESAWFTLKRAWEKGLLEKDKRVLHWCPRCETALAEHEVRGEYKLRKDPSIYVKFPVEGKENEYLLIWTTTPWTLPANLAVSAHPDYDYVKVKVEFNGREEYWILAKALVDKVLGEIGVKGEVVEEFKGRELEGLRYVHILMDEYPRQKEFKEKYEWAHRVILADFVTLEEGTGLVHTAPGHGEEDFEVGQKYGLPVYSPLDDQGKYTEGKWKGIYVKEADPKIIEHLREKGYLVKAGEIEHKYPHCWRCKTPLIFRATDQWFLKISKVKDKIIKENDEKVTWYPDWVKIRFDNGVRDSGDWVISRQRYWGIPLPIWQSEDGEIYVVGSWRELVELAVAIEVNGERIELPESYEEKLKVIEEKLGPEDLHRPYVDAFIIKVNGKDMRRVKDVVDVWFDSGIASWASLGYPRNKELFEKLWPADFIVEGEDQVTKWFYSQQAASIVAFDTVPYRRVAMHGYVLDEKGDKMSKSLGNIIRPEEVVERAGRDTFRFYMLWATNPWENLKFSWKGVEQVRRMLNILWNVYVLASTYMSLDNFDPRKLNPDELPFREEDKWILSRVNSLISEVENGIESFYLTKATRALYNFVVEDLSRWYVRLIRKRLWVEGEDPDKLAAYYTLWKVFDVLLRLLAPFTPYIAEEIYQNLIRPFTNVESVHMLDWPKVDEKAIDEELEREMEFIRRIVEAGSAARQRAKIKLRYPVRRIIIETEDETVKKAVERLNRILRDQLNAKEVKVGRVERELTIKPNFAKLGPEFKGDAKIIAKWINENGRELYEKGELTVEIDGKTFHLTREHIIVEEKLPDFFVSEEFEGGRVFVDKTLTRELIAEGLAREFVRRIQEMRKRLDLDVNDRIIVTIETTDENVELLKENLDYIMRETRADKIVFGKAKGYVVEWPEVQAKIGIEKVEE from the coding sequence ATGATAAAGGAGCCAGAGTTTAGAGAATACGATCCAAAGAAGCTAGAAGAGAAAGTGGAGAAGTTCTGGAGTGAAAACGAAATATACAGGAAGGTAAAAGAGCTCAGAAAGGACGGGCCAAAGTACTACTTCCTCGACGGACCCCCGTACGTTAGCGGCGCCATACATCTAGGAACAGCTTGGAACAAGATAATCAAGGACATGATAATACGCTTTAGAACCATGCAGGGTTACAACGTTTGGAGGCAACCCGGTTACGACATGCACGGCTTGCCGATAGAGGTTAAGGTCGAGCAGGCCTTGGGTCTTAAAACGAAGAAGGAAATCGAGGAAAAGATAGGAGTTGAGAACTTCATAAAGAAGTGTAAGGAGTTCGCTTTAAACAACCTCAAAATAATGACCGAACAGTTCAAGATGCTTGGCATTTGGATGGACTGGGACAATCCGTACATGACGATAAAGAACGAGTACATAGAGTCCGCGTGGTTCACACTTAAGAGGGCCTGGGAGAAGGGATTGCTCGAAAAGGACAAGAGGGTTCTTCACTGGTGCCCCAGGTGTGAAACGGCTTTAGCTGAACACGAAGTTAGGGGAGAGTACAAGCTTAGGAAGGATCCGAGCATATACGTGAAGTTCCCCGTGGAGGGGAAGGAGAACGAGTATCTACTAATTTGGACCACAACGCCTTGGACTTTACCAGCTAACTTAGCGGTTTCAGCTCACCCAGATTACGATTACGTTAAGGTTAAAGTGGAGTTTAACGGCAGAGAAGAGTACTGGATACTAGCCAAGGCCTTGGTTGACAAGGTTCTCGGCGAGATTGGGGTTAAGGGAGAGGTCGTTGAGGAGTTCAAGGGAAGGGAACTCGAAGGTCTGAGGTACGTGCACATCCTTATGGATGAGTATCCGAGGCAGAAGGAGTTCAAGGAGAAGTATGAATGGGCCCACAGGGTTATATTGGCTGACTTCGTAACCCTCGAGGAAGGTACGGGTTTAGTCCACACCGCCCCTGGACACGGTGAGGAGGACTTTGAAGTTGGCCAGAAGTACGGGTTACCCGTTTACAGTCCATTGGATGACCAAGGAAAGTACACCGAGGGGAAATGGAAGGGAATCTACGTTAAAGAGGCAGATCCCAAGATAATAGAGCACTTGAGGGAAAAGGGCTACCTCGTGAAAGCTGGAGAAATAGAGCACAAGTATCCTCATTGCTGGCGCTGTAAGACCCCGCTTATATTTAGAGCCACAGACCAGTGGTTCCTGAAGATAAGCAAGGTTAAGGATAAGATAATCAAGGAGAACGACGAGAAGGTAACCTGGTATCCGGATTGGGTTAAGATAAGGTTCGACAACGGCGTAAGGGACAGTGGCGACTGGGTTATAAGCAGGCAACGCTACTGGGGAATTCCACTTCCAATATGGCAGAGTGAAGATGGCGAGATATACGTGGTCGGCTCATGGAGAGAATTGGTTGAGCTTGCGGTTGCCATAGAGGTTAACGGCGAGAGGATTGAGTTACCTGAAAGCTACGAGGAGAAGCTCAAGGTTATAGAGGAGAAGCTCGGCCCAGAGGACCTTCACAGGCCCTACGTCGATGCATTCATAATAAAGGTCAATGGAAAAGATATGAGAAGGGTAAAGGACGTTGTAGACGTTTGGTTCGACAGCGGAATAGCAAGCTGGGCTTCCCTGGGCTACCCCAGGAATAAAGAGCTCTTCGAAAAGCTATGGCCAGCTGACTTCATAGTTGAAGGCGAGGATCAAGTCACCAAGTGGTTCTATTCACAGCAAGCCGCGAGCATAGTGGCCTTCGACACCGTTCCATACAGAAGAGTGGCAATGCACGGCTACGTTCTCGATGAGAAAGGGGACAAGATGAGCAAGAGCCTAGGAAATATAATAAGGCCCGAGGAAGTCGTTGAGAGGGCTGGAAGGGACACTTTCAGGTTCTACATGCTCTGGGCAACCAATCCCTGGGAGAACCTTAAGTTCAGCTGGAAAGGTGTAGAGCAAGTAAGGAGAATGCTAAACATACTTTGGAACGTTTACGTTCTAGCATCAACGTACATGAGCCTAGACAACTTTGACCCCAGGAAATTAAACCCAGATGAGCTCCCCTTCAGGGAGGAAGATAAGTGGATACTAAGCAGGGTTAACAGCTTGATAAGCGAGGTTGAGAACGGCATAGAAAGCTTTTACTTAACCAAGGCAACTAGAGCTCTATACAACTTCGTCGTCGAGGACTTGAGTAGGTGGTACGTTAGGCTAATAAGGAAGAGGCTCTGGGTAGAGGGAGAAGATCCAGACAAGTTGGCCGCATACTACACCCTTTGGAAGGTGTTCGACGTTTTGCTAAGACTACTCGCGCCATTCACGCCCTATATAGCTGAAGAGATATACCAGAATCTCATAAGGCCGTTCACAAACGTCGAGAGCGTCCACATGCTTGACTGGCCCAAGGTGGACGAGAAGGCCATCGATGAGGAACTCGAGAGGGAGATGGAGTTCATAAGGAGGATCGTTGAGGCCGGCTCTGCAGCTAGGCAAAGGGCAAAGATAAAGCTTCGCTATCCAGTTAGAAGGATAATCATCGAGACCGAGGACGAAACAGTAAAGAAGGCCGTTGAGAGGCTAAACAGAATACTAAGGGATCAGCTGAATGCCAAGGAAGTTAAGGTTGGAAGGGTTGAGAGGGAGCTAACAATAAAGCCGAACTTCGCCAAGCTTGGGCCTGAATTCAAGGGAGACGCCAAGATAATAGCCAAGTGGATAAATGAGAACGGAAGGGAGCTCTACGAGAAGGGAGAACTTACAGTTGAGATAGACGGAAAGACGTTCCACTTAACGAGGGAGCACATAATAGTGGAAGAGAAGCTTCCAGACTTCTTCGTCAGCGAAGAGTTTGAGGGAGGAAGGGTCTTCGTAGATAAGACCCTAACGAGGGAGTTGATAGCAGAAGGATTAGCTAGGGAGTTCGTGAGGAGAATACAGGAGATGAGGAAGAGACTTGACCTAGATGTAAACGACAGGATAATAGTCACGATAGAAACCACGGATGAGAACGTTGAGCTACTCAAGGAGAACCTCGACTACATAATGAGAGAAACTAGGGCTGATAAGATAGTGTTTGGAAAAGCTAAGGGCTACGTTGTGGAATGGCCAGAGGTTCAGGCGAAGATAGGGATTGAGAAAGTCGAAGAGTAA
- a CDS encoding DUF835 domain-containing protein codes for MDMISYESVKLLTEFVSFVAFTIIILLILFVRKYLENLFGKRAVRYSLVGIAVIWFGYLVNVLNDIIPYKTLKIVDDVLESIGIAILALTTFYLARGFSLKVRPKAINHPGEPIPSGAYYTTNLNGQEIQKLLSGKKALAITRSPKIWKELGIPYIWVSNVEGEKSIEPTKLAPLMHYILSNLDENTFVILDSLDYLLLYNGEKPTMKFLLSLKDNVLAKNGGLILLANPGSLPQTVWGTIQREFQEL; via the coding sequence ATGGATATGATTAGTTATGAGAGTGTAAAGCTACTTACCGAGTTTGTGTCCTTCGTTGCGTTCACGATAATTATCCTATTGATTCTCTTCGTTCGGAAGTACTTAGAAAACCTATTCGGAAAGAGAGCTGTAAGATACAGCTTAGTTGGAATCGCTGTAATATGGTTCGGCTACCTTGTTAACGTTTTAAACGATATTATCCCATATAAGACCTTGAAGATAGTAGATGATGTTTTAGAGAGTATTGGGATAGCGATCTTAGCTTTAACAACTTTTTATTTAGCAAGGGGATTTTCCCTAAAGGTGAGACCTAAAGCAATTAATCACCCAGGAGAACCTATACCCTCGGGGGCCTATTATACTACAAATCTTAACGGTCAAGAGATCCAAAAGCTCCTATCGGGAAAGAAAGCTCTAGCCATAACGAGGTCTCCAAAAATATGGAAGGAGCTTGGAATACCATACATTTGGGTTAGCAACGTTGAGGGTGAGAAGTCAATTGAACCGACTAAATTAGCACCACTTATGCATTATATCCTCAGCAACTTAGACGAGAATACATTCGTAATCCTCGACAGCTTAGATTACTTACTCCTCTACAATGGAGAGAAGCCAACTATGAAGTTCCTTCTCTCGCTTAAAGATAACGTACTTGCGAAAAATGGCGGGTTAATATTGCTCGCGAACCCGGGTTCTTTGCCTCAGACTGTTTGGGGGACGATACAGAGGGAGTTCCAAGAACTTTAA
- a CDS encoding transcriptional regulator, producing the protein MEELKQLMKSHILGNPVRLGIMVFLLSRRKATFSQIQKVLDLTPGNLKSHLNVLEKDKLIKTYKVIADRPRTVVEITDKGIQETRKFLKMLKGIIDSIEF; encoded by the coding sequence ATGGAAGAGCTTAAGCAACTTATGAAGTCCCACATCCTTGGAAATCCCGTGAGGCTTGGCATAATGGTTTTTCTCCTTTCCAGGAGAAAGGCCACTTTCTCCCAAATTCAAAAGGTTCTGGATTTAACTCCTGGGAACTTGAAGTCCCACTTAAATGTCTTGGAAAAGGATAAATTGATAAAAACGTACAAAGTTATAGCCGATAGGCCCAGAACGGTAGTCGAGATAACGGACAAAGGTATTCAAGAGACTAGGAAATTTCTTAAGATGTTGAAAGGAATAATAGATTCGATTGAGTTTTAG
- a CDS encoding DNA-binding protein gives MAEDIEEIRRRKLLELQRKYLEQQKAQEEEARQQALIEAQIQAILRKILTPEARERLARVRLVRPELARQVELILVQLYQAGQITERIDDAKLKKILAQIEARTRREFRIKW, from the coding sequence GTGGCCGAAGACATTGAGGAGATAAGAAGAAGGAAGCTCCTCGAGTTGCAGAGAAAGTATTTGGAGCAACAGAAGGCCCAGGAGGAAGAGGCCAGGCAACAGGCATTAATAGAGGCTCAAATACAGGCAATACTAAGGAAAATACTAACACCTGAGGCAAGAGAAAGGCTTGCTAGGGTAAGGCTAGTTAGGCCAGAGCTGGCGAGGCAAGTGGAATTGATATTAGTTCAACTCTACCAAGCAGGTCAGATAACCGAGAGGATTGATGATGCCAAGTTGAAGAAGATACTTGCCCAGATAGAGGCTAGGACGAGAAGAGAGTTCAGGATAAAGTGGTGA